The proteins below come from a single Microtus pennsylvanicus isolate mMicPen1 chromosome 13, mMicPen1.hap1, whole genome shotgun sequence genomic window:
- the Hmgcl gene encoding hydroxymethylglutaryl-CoA lyase, mitochondrial isoform X1 — MATVRRAFPRRLVGLASLRAAGTSSMGAFPKRVKIVEVGPRDGLQNEKNIVPTPVKIKLIDMLSEAGLPVIEATSFVSPKWVPQMADHSEVLKGIQKFPGVNYPVLTPNVKGFKEAVAAGAKEVSIFGAASELFTRKNVNCSIDESFQRFDGVMKAAQAASIPVRGYVSCALGCPYEGKVSPAKVAEVAKKLYSMGCYEISLGDTIGVGTPGLMKDMLTAVLQEMPVAALAVHCHDTYGQALANTLVALQMGVSVVDSSVAGLGGCPYAQGASGNLATEDLVYMLTGLGIHTGVNLQKLLEAGDFICQALSRKTSSKVAQATCKL, encoded by the exons ATGGCAACAGTGAGGAGAGCTTTCCCGCGAAGGCTGGTGGGCTTGGCGTCCCTCCGGGCT GCCGGCACATCATCCATGGGTGCCTTCCCGAAGCGGGTGAAGATCGTGGAAGTCGGTCCCCGCGATGGTCTGCAGAATGAAAAG AACATTGTTCCTACCCCCGTGAAAATCAAGCTGATAGACATGCTTTCTGAAGCAGGGCTCCCCGTTATCGAAGCCACCAGCTTTGTCTCTCCAAAGTGGGTTCCCCAG ATGGCTGACCACTCTGAAGTCTTGAAGGGCATTCAGAAGTTTCCTGGCGTCAACTATCCAGTCCTGACTCCAAATGTGAAAGGCTTCAAGGAAGCG GTAGCTGCAGGTGCCAAGGAAGTCAGCATCTTTGGGGCGGCCTCTGAGCTCTTCACTCGGAAGAATGTGAACTGCTCCATCGACGAGAGTTTCCAGCGCTTTGATGGAGTCATGAAGGCCGCACAGGCCGCCAGCATCCCTGTGAGAGG GTATGTCTCCTGTGCCCTCGGATGCCCCTACGAGGGGAAGGTCTCCCCGGCTAAAGTAGCTGAG GTTGCCAAGAAGTTGTACTCAATGGGCTGCTATGAGATCTCCCTTGGGGACACCATTGGTGTGGGCACCCCGGGACTCATGAAAGACATGCTGACTGCTGTCCTGCAGGAGATGCCTGTGGCCGCACTGGCTGTCCACTGCCATGATACCTATGGTCAAGCCCTGGCCAACACCTTGGTAGCTCTGCAG ATGGGAGTGAGCGTTGTGGACTCCTCTGTGGCTGGACTTGGAGGCTGTCCCTATGCACAAGGGGCCTCAGGGAATTTGGCTACGGAGGACCTGGTCTACATGCTGACTGGCTTAGGGATTCACACG GGTGTGAACCTCCAGAAACTCCTCGAAGCTGGGGACTTCATCTGTCAAGCCCTGAGTAGAAAAACCAGCTCCAAAGTGGCGCAGGCCACCTGCAAACTCTGA
- the Hmgcl gene encoding hydroxymethylglutaryl-CoA lyase, mitochondrial isoform X2 produces the protein MDSLSQGDLAGTSSMGAFPKRVKIVEVGPRDGLQNEKNIVPTPVKIKLIDMLSEAGLPVIEATSFVSPKWVPQMADHSEVLKGIQKFPGVNYPVLTPNVKGFKEAVAAGAKEVSIFGAASELFTRKNVNCSIDESFQRFDGVMKAAQAASIPVRGYVSCALGCPYEGKVSPAKVAEVAKKLYSMGCYEISLGDTIGVGTPGLMKDMLTAVLQEMPVAALAVHCHDTYGQALANTLVALQMGVSVVDSSVAGLGGCPYAQGASGNLATEDLVYMLTGLGIHTGVNLQKLLEAGDFICQALSRKTSSKVAQATCKL, from the exons ATGGATAGCTTGTCTCAGGGTGATTTG GCCGGCACATCATCCATGGGTGCCTTCCCGAAGCGGGTGAAGATCGTGGAAGTCGGTCCCCGCGATGGTCTGCAGAATGAAAAG AACATTGTTCCTACCCCCGTGAAAATCAAGCTGATAGACATGCTTTCTGAAGCAGGGCTCCCCGTTATCGAAGCCACCAGCTTTGTCTCTCCAAAGTGGGTTCCCCAG ATGGCTGACCACTCTGAAGTCTTGAAGGGCATTCAGAAGTTTCCTGGCGTCAACTATCCAGTCCTGACTCCAAATGTGAAAGGCTTCAAGGAAGCG GTAGCTGCAGGTGCCAAGGAAGTCAGCATCTTTGGGGCGGCCTCTGAGCTCTTCACTCGGAAGAATGTGAACTGCTCCATCGACGAGAGTTTCCAGCGCTTTGATGGAGTCATGAAGGCCGCACAGGCCGCCAGCATCCCTGTGAGAGG GTATGTCTCCTGTGCCCTCGGATGCCCCTACGAGGGGAAGGTCTCCCCGGCTAAAGTAGCTGAG GTTGCCAAGAAGTTGTACTCAATGGGCTGCTATGAGATCTCCCTTGGGGACACCATTGGTGTGGGCACCCCGGGACTCATGAAAGACATGCTGACTGCTGTCCTGCAGGAGATGCCTGTGGCCGCACTGGCTGTCCACTGCCATGATACCTATGGTCAAGCCCTGGCCAACACCTTGGTAGCTCTGCAG ATGGGAGTGAGCGTTGTGGACTCCTCTGTGGCTGGACTTGGAGGCTGTCCCTATGCACAAGGGGCCTCAGGGAATTTGGCTACGGAGGACCTGGTCTACATGCTGACTGGCTTAGGGATTCACACG GGTGTGAACCTCCAGAAACTCCTCGAAGCTGGGGACTTCATCTGTCAAGCCCTGAGTAGAAAAACCAGCTCCAAAGTGGCGCAGGCCACCTGCAAACTCTGA
- the Gale gene encoding UDP-glucose 4-epimerase isoform X1, protein MAEKVLVTGGAGYIGSHTVLELLEAGYSPVVIDNFHNAIRGGDSMPESLRRVQELTGRSVEFEEMDILDQAALQHLFKKHSFKAVIHFAGLKAVGESVQKPLDYYRVNLTGTIQLLEIMRAHGVKNLVFSSSATVYGNPQYLPLDEAHPTGGCTNPYGKSKFFIEEMIRDLCRADSAWNAVLLRYFNPTGAHASGRIGEDPQGIPNNLMPYVSQVAIGRREALNVFGDDYATEDGTGVRDYIHVVDLAKGHIAALKKLKEQCGCRIYNLGTGTGYSVLQMVQAMEKASGKKVKICGAGRSRTRQALGHRLEDLLTRDQKGRGATACFPISAGPCTLMFWGQAEATLPQMPAACSALQANLCLAPLTRKKPGSFQPISSRVQELMGPLKPARARGLGP, encoded by the exons ATGGCGGAGAAGGTGCTGGTCACAGGTGGGGCTGGCTACATTGGCAGCCATACAGTCCTGGAGCTGCTGGAGGCAGGCTACTCACCCGTGGTCATCGACAACTTCCATAATGCCATTCGTG GAGGGGACTCCATGCCTGAGAGCCTGCGGCGGGTCCAAGAACTGACAGGCCGCTCTGTGGAGTTTGAGGAGATGGACATCTTGGACCAGGCAGCCCTACAGCACCTCTTTAAGAAG CACAGCTTTAAGGCCGTCATCCACTTTGCTGGGCTCAAGGCTGTGGGCGAATCAGTGCAGAAACCTCTGGATTATTATAGAGTTAACCTAACAGGGACCATCCAGCTTTTAGAG ATCATGAGGGCCCACGGAGTGAAGAACCTGGTGTTCAGCAGCTCAGCCACCGTCTATGGGAACCCCCAGTACCTGCCTCTGGATGAGGCCCACCCCACCGGGGGCTGTACCAACCCCTACGGGAAGTCCAAGTTCTTCATTGAGGAGATGATCCGGGACCTGTGCAGGGCAGACTCG GCCTGGAACGCGGTGCTGCTTCGGTACTTCAACCCCACGGGCGCCCACGCCTCGGGCCGCATCGGCGAGGATCCCCAAGGCATCCCCAACAACCTCATGCCCTATGTCTCCCAG GTGGCAATTGGGCGACGAGAGGCTCTGAATGTCTTTGGTGATGACTATGCCACAGAGGATGGGACAG GTGTAAGGGACTACATTCATGTGGTGGATCTGGCAAAGGGCCATATAGCAGCCTTGAAGAAACTGAAGGAGCAATGTGGTTGCCGG ATCTACAACCTGGGCACAGGCACAGGCTACTCTGTCCTGCAGATGGTCCAAGCCATGGAGAAGGCTTCGGGGAAGAAG GTGAAGATCTGTGGCGCTGGCAGAAGCAGAACCCGGCAGGCTTTGGGGCACAGGCTTGAGGACCTCCTTACCAGGGACCAGAAAGGAAGAGGAGCAACTGCCTGCTTCCCAATCTCCGCAGGACCCTGTACCCTTATGTTCTGGGGCCAAGCTGAGGCCACCCTACCTCAAATGCCAGCTGCCTGCTCAGCCCTCCAGGCCAACCTCTGCCTGGCTCCACTAACCAGGAAGAAGCCTGGGTCTTTCCAGCCCATCTCCTCCAGGGTCCAGGAGCTCATGGGACCCCTAAAGCCTGCAAGGGCCAGGGGTCTGGGACCATAG
- the Gale gene encoding UDP-glucose 4-epimerase isoform X2 translates to MAEKVLVTGGAGYIGSHTVLELLEAGYSPVVIDNFHNAIRGGDSMPESLRRVQELTGRSVEFEEMDILDQAALQHLFKKHSFKAVIHFAGLKAVGESVQKPLDYYRVNLTGTIQLLEIMRAHGVKNLVFSSSATVYGNPQYLPLDEAHPTGGCTNPYGKSKFFIEEMIRDLCRADSAWNAVLLRYFNPTGAHASGRIGEDPQGIPNNLMPYVSQVAIGRREALNVFGDDYATEDGTGVRDYIHVVDLAKGHIAALKKLKEQCGCRIYNLGTGTGYSVLQMVQAMEKASGKKIPYKVVARREGDVAACYANPSLAHEELGWTAALGLDRMCEDLWRWQKQNPAGFGAQA, encoded by the exons ATGGCGGAGAAGGTGCTGGTCACAGGTGGGGCTGGCTACATTGGCAGCCATACAGTCCTGGAGCTGCTGGAGGCAGGCTACTCACCCGTGGTCATCGACAACTTCCATAATGCCATTCGTG GAGGGGACTCCATGCCTGAGAGCCTGCGGCGGGTCCAAGAACTGACAGGCCGCTCTGTGGAGTTTGAGGAGATGGACATCTTGGACCAGGCAGCCCTACAGCACCTCTTTAAGAAG CACAGCTTTAAGGCCGTCATCCACTTTGCTGGGCTCAAGGCTGTGGGCGAATCAGTGCAGAAACCTCTGGATTATTATAGAGTTAACCTAACAGGGACCATCCAGCTTTTAGAG ATCATGAGGGCCCACGGAGTGAAGAACCTGGTGTTCAGCAGCTCAGCCACCGTCTATGGGAACCCCCAGTACCTGCCTCTGGATGAGGCCCACCCCACCGGGGGCTGTACCAACCCCTACGGGAAGTCCAAGTTCTTCATTGAGGAGATGATCCGGGACCTGTGCAGGGCAGACTCG GCCTGGAACGCGGTGCTGCTTCGGTACTTCAACCCCACGGGCGCCCACGCCTCGGGCCGCATCGGCGAGGATCCCCAAGGCATCCCCAACAACCTCATGCCCTATGTCTCCCAG GTGGCAATTGGGCGACGAGAGGCTCTGAATGTCTTTGGTGATGACTATGCCACAGAGGATGGGACAG GTGTAAGGGACTACATTCATGTGGTGGATCTGGCAAAGGGCCATATAGCAGCCTTGAAGAAACTGAAGGAGCAATGTGGTTGCCGG ATCTACAACCTGGGCACAGGCACAGGCTACTCTGTCCTGCAGATGGTCCAAGCCATGGAGAAGGCTTCGGGGAAGAAG ATCCCGTACAAGGTGGTGGCACGGCGGGAAGGTGACGTGGCAGCCTGTTATGCCAACCCCAGCCTGGCCCACGAGGAGCTGGGCTGGACAGCAGCCTTGGGGCTGGACAGGATGT GTGAAGATCTGTGGCGCTGGCAGAAGCAGAACCCGGCAGGCTTTGGGGCACAGGCTTGA
- the Lypla2 gene encoding acyl-protein thioesterase 2: protein MCGNTMSVPLLTDAATVSGAERETAAVIFLHGLGDTGHSWADALSTIRLPHVKYICPHAPRIPVTLNMKMVMPSWFDLMGLSPDAPEDEVGIKKAAENIKALIEHEMKNGIPANRIVLGGFSQGGALSLYTALTCPHPLAGIVALSCWLPLHRNFPQAANGSAKDLAILQCHGEQDPMVPVRFGALTAEKLRSVVTPARVQFKTYPGVMHNSCPQEMAAVKEFLEKLLPPV, encoded by the exons ATGTGTGGTAACACCATGTCTGTGCCCCTGCTCACCGACGCTGCCACCGTGTCTGGAGCTGAGCGGGAAACGGCCGCG gtTATTTTTTTACATGGACTTGGAGACACAGG GCACAGCTGGGCTGACGCCCTCTCCACCATCCGGCTCCCTCATGTCAAGTACATCTGTCCCCATGC GCCCAGGATCCCTGTGACACTCAACATGAAGATGGTGATGCCGTCCTG GTTTGACCTGATGGGGCTGAGTCCAGATGCCCCAGAGGATGAAGTTGGTATCAAGAAGGCAGCAGAGAACA TCAAAGCTTTGATTGAACATGAGATGAAGAACGGGATCCCTGCCAATCGAATCGTCCTGGGTGGCTTTTCGCAG GGCGGGGCCCTGTCCCTCTACACAGCCCTTACCTGCCCCCACCCTCTGGCTGGCATTGTGGCATTGAGCTGTTGGCTGCCTCTGCATCGGAACTTTCCCCAA GCAGCCAATGGCAGTGCCAAGGACCTGGCCATCCTCCAATGCCATGGGGAGCAGGATCCCATGGTACCTGTTCGGTTTGGGGCCCTGACAGCTGAGAAGCTCCGGTCTGTCGTCACACCTGCCAGGGTCCAGTTCAAGACATACCCAGGTGTCATGCACAACTCCTGTCCTCAG GAGATGGCAGCtgtaaaggaatttctggagaaGCTTCTGCCTCCAGTCTAA